The following proteins are encoded in a genomic region of Zea mays cultivar B73 chromosome 9, Zm-B73-REFERENCE-NAM-5.0, whole genome shotgun sequence:
- the LOC109942297 gene encoding hydroxycinnamoyltransferase 4 has product MAPTVEVLTSEMVVPAEEAPAGTIWLSNLDLAARRGYTPTVYFFRPNGDPGFFAADVVKGSLARALVTFYPLAGRLALDGAGRVQVDCTGEGAVFVTARSDYALDDLMREFVPCREMRDLLVPPAPAPDPPCALLFVQVTRLRCGGAVLALSMHHSVCDARGAAHFFDTWASIARGDAAAAANAPVPPCFDYTLLAARLARVVLYDHPEYKPEPEPVDAATAASDYASAVIVMTKAQVGALKARCLGASTFRAVVALVWQCVCRARALPPEAETRLYSMIDMRARLDPPLPTGYFGNAVVRTSVSATVGEVTSNPVGHTARRALAVTSQGDDYARSLVDYLEGVDAMNLPRSGISRAHLRAISWMGMSLYKADFGWGAPAFMGPAIMYYSGFVYVMNAAGKEGALALVLSLEPESMPEFRKVFAEELASLDVI; this is encoded by the coding sequence ATGGCGCCGACAGTGGAGGTGCTGACGTCGGAGATGGTCGTCCCAGCTGAAGAGGCCCCGGCGGGCACCATTTGGCTGTCCAACCTGGACCTCGCCGCACGCCGCGGGTACACGCCCACGGTCTACTTCTTCCGGCCCAACGGTGACCCGGGGTTCTTCGCGGCGGACGTCGTCAAGGGCAGCCTCGCCAGGGCGCTGGTCACGTTCTACCCGCTCGCGGGGCGGCTCGCGCTCGACGGCGCCGGGCGCGTCCAGGTCGACTGCACCGGCGAGGGCGCGGTGTTCGTGACCGCGCGGTCGGACTACGCGCTCGACGACCTGATGCGCGAGTTCGTGCCGTGCCGCGAGATGCGGGACCTGCTGGTGCCCCCGGCGCCCGCGCCGGACCCGCCGTGCGCGCTGCTGTTCGTGCAGGTCACGCGCCTGCGCTGCGGCGGCGCCGTGCTCGCCCTGTCCATGCACCACTCCGTGTGCGACGCGCGGGGCGCCGCGCACTTCTTCGATACGTGGGCGAGCATCGCGCGcggggacgccgccgccgccgcgaacGCTCCTGTGCCACCGTGCTTCGACTACACGCTGCTCGCCGCGCGCCTGGCGCGCGTGGTGCTGTACGACCACCCGGAGTACAAGCCCGAGCCGGAGCCTGTggacgccgccaccgccgcgtccGACTACGCGAGCGCCGTCATCGTCATGACCAAGGCGCAGGTGGGCGCGCTCAAGGCGCGGTGTCTGGGGGCGTCCACGTTCCGCGCCGTGGTGGCGCTGGTGTGGCAGTGCGTGTGCCGCGCGCGGGCGCTGCCCCCCGAGGCGGAGACGCGGCTCTACTCCATGATCGACATGCGTGCGCGCCTGGATCCGCCGCTCCCTACGGGATACTTCGGCAACGCGGTGGTCCGCACCTCGGTCTCCGCCACGGTCGGCGAGGTGACGTCCAACCCCGTGGGCCACACCGCGCGCCGCGCGCTCGCGGTAACGAGCCAGGGCGACGACTACGCGCGGTCGCTGGTGGACTACCTAGAGGGTGTGGACGCCATGAACCTGCCCAGAAGCGGCATCTCGCGTGCGCACCTCCGCGCCATCAGCTGGATGGGCATGTCGCTGTACAAGGCCGACTTCGGGTGGGGCGCGCCGGCGTTCATGGGGCCGGCGATCATGTACTACAGTGGCTTCGTGTACGTCATGAACGCGGCGGGGAAGGAGGGTGCCCTCGCGCTCGTGCTGTCGCTGGAGCCGGAGAGCATGCCGGAGTTCAGGAAGGTGTTCGCCGAGGAGCTCGCCAGCCTGGACGTGATCTAA